In Suncus etruscus isolate mSunEtr1 chromosome 9, mSunEtr1.pri.cur, whole genome shotgun sequence, the genomic window gttacgcattcagaaatcgctcctggcttgggggaccacgtgggatggtgggggatcgtttgtcctgggtcagccatgtgcaaggcaaacgccctactgctcaaGATAAGGTTTTCTGAATAACACATTCCAACACTACATTCTAGACCTGAGTATCTCTTTCTCTTCACCATTATCTCAGAGTCCTTAGGGTTCTCCCCAACCTAAACTTGGCCTCAGTCTCTACCCTACAACTTTCTTCCCCTCCACTTCTCTCTGCCATGGTGAGTCTCATTCCATAACCCcgtcttagattgtttcttttgtccatttgttattttcttattatgtTCCTTTAGAGCCCACATATGGGAGATATTATTCTGAATCTGTCTCTCCTTCTGGAACTTAATATAATATCCTACAATTTTATCTGCACAGTACAGATAGCATGATATAGTAGCAGTTCATTGTACCTATGTACAATTGTTTTTATCAGTAACCTGTTCCTGGACCATTGGACTGAGTCCAGATTATTTTctcttggggtcatacctggcagtgaagAGGGCTTATGTCTGACTCCACTGCTAGCATGATTCCTGGAGAGCTTGACCACATGGAGTAACAAATCAGAACTATGGATgggtccatgcaaggcaagcacctcaccacTGTAACATCTCTCTAGCACCTGTTTCCAATTGTTTTGCTATTGTAGTcattgaacataggaatgcaattttttttattggaaaTGATTTTGGGGCCCTTGAGGTATATGCCAATAAATTAAATTGCTAGGTCAAATGGAAATGAATTATCTGTTGATTGAGAAATGTCCACATCATTTCCCCAAAAGATTGAACCAACCAACATTCTATCACTAGATGAGTATTTATTTTTCCACAGATTCACATCAGTACTGGATATTTTCAATCTtgtttcaaatctttttttttttttttttttttttttgtggtttttgggttacacccggcagtgctcaggggttactcctggctccatgctcagaaattgctcctggcaggcacgggggaccatatgggacgctgggattcgaaccgatgacctcttgcatgaaaggcaaacgctttacctccatgctatctctccagccccttgtttccAATCTTATGCCATTATTATATATATGACTCATGTTAGTATCAAAATGTAGCACATTCCTTGCGATTTTTCTATAAgtgtcaatttttattttatatttttatattactcaTAAATAATGGCACTTCGTTCTGCTTGTggcataattatttatatatgtatattttatttaatttattttacttaactatattttatagaattatttatatatgtatatcctatatgtatgcatatatgtatatgcatatttatatatataattaaaagttaACTCTCAGCATGCATGAAATAGGCTTTGATAAGCCCACATAAAGACAAATATCCATCTAGTTTCATAGTGAAAgattaaattgttctttttttgttttgttttgttttgggtcacacctggcagtgctcaggggttactcctggctctacattcagaaattactcttagcaggcccagggaaccatatgggatgccaggatttgaaccagcagcTGTcatgatcggctgcttgcaaggcaaacaccctactactgtgctatctctcctgcccctaaattgttattttattttattctttttttttttttggagggccacacccagtgatgctcaggggttactcctggctttgcactcagaaatagccactggcttgggagactatatgcgAGGCCTGGGGattaactgcagtctgtcctagcaagcacaagacagatgcctaaccacttgtgccaccactccagcccctgttcttttatttttataaattaagaaaaaatgatatCATCAAATGGAGATATTTGAACTTAGTGCTTTAAAAGATTATATGcatacataaaatgaaaaaaataaagtttgcatTGCCTTTAATcataatttatttgtaatattaagTGATATCATTAAAACATGCTTTAACACTTTTAAAGAACAATATTTCTCAAAAGTCAGAACATAATAAACATATGtatctattattaatttttattactcaAATTGTTTAGAGATATCTCTGATGAGTAACTAGCCAGCCATCAGATAATAGAAAAGAAACTTCAATAATTACAGATGACAAGTAAGTTGCAAGATAAAGATGCTAACTCAATGGTATGAAATATCTATGACTAGGAAAAGGCACCATAATATGTGGGAATGTTGCTGCTGATGTTGGATTCAAGACGAGTTAGCAGCCAAGCTTTGTGGAATGTCTCAGAGCAGGGGGGAAAATAGAGGACAACTGGACAGAGTCGCAGAATAAAACCCTCCAGAAGTGACTGCATATACAGAGACTTGGTCAATAGGACATACAGGAAGTTTAAACAAAGGCAGTGAAGGTTGTTATTGGTCACAAGATTTTCAGTTGATGTTTTTGTACATGTCTTCAGTGGTTTAGGGTTAGGGGTTGGGTTATCcttagggttagggttaagttTAAAATACTGAGGGAAGGAATAAGACTTAATGTttgtaattaaaaacaaatcacataaaaacattaatttatcaTACTTTTTGTATTATTTCCTAAGACTCTtataaacttctaaaattctaaacattttttatttctttatttagaaccttgattacaaatatgattgtagttgggtttcaatcatataaagaacatccaccttcaccagtgcaatgttcccatcaccagtgtcccaaatctccctcctccccagccccacCTCCTTccacctatatttgagacagaatttctattttcctttcatttacattgttataatagttgtcagtgaagttatttctctaactggactcaccattctttgtggtgagcttcatatcatgagctggaccttccagccctcctctctttgtctttgagaattattgcaaaaatgtcttttatttttcttaaatgcctaAAATTCTAAACTTTGTAAGAGTCTGATGACTTCTTATCATTCTAGGAATTAAGACATAACTTAAATAAAGTGAGTATCTACTAAAAAGTTGTTATTCTCTTAATAAACTTTAGGACTGGTgtgattctaaaattttaataaagtatcAAGTAATGTATATTAAGTTCTGGTCACATTAATTTATACAATTTAACAAAAGGTGGATGTTACCTTAATAAAAATCTTAGCTTTCAGCTAGCTCTTAAACATTCTTGAGAAAAATACAAGTGATAGCACTCTTGCTGGTTTTGCtcctttgagttatttttattgaaagaatctATAGCCTGAGCTCTCTTCAGAACTCATATTATGCATCATTTTCATCCCTGTTTAACAAACATAACCTCACACAAAACTGAAATATTGTTCTTTACCCATCAAAGGCTAAACAATTCATGAAACAGTAATAAATAAACCTAGTATATATAGCTAGCTCCTCGGctctaattttatttgtataaattaaatGATTAACTCTTCTATTTATATTCTTCATGTATATAGAAAAAATGCTGATAGCAATATAGGAGCTCCAAGAAATGAACTATCACACGAACCTGGTAAGAAAGATAAGGTACCAAGGGACagtagtaaatatttttgttacttgATGGTAGCTCAGTAAATTATACCATGAATGTTATTGTAAAACCAtgacaaattaataataaaagtaataataatgttagaaatggaataaataatataaatagtataaaaagagaaaatataaagctTATTAGATATCACAAATTAAtataagggaagaaaataaaaagcaggataaagaaagagaaagatgtgaTGGaagataaagggagaaaaatacaaTCAGTTCAGTGTCTCAGGTTGCATGACtccaaaaatattcttctttAACATTACATTTATGTTTTATGAAACAAAGCATTTTACTTACGGTACTTAGtcaaaaaaatctctttattacTACTTTTCTAAATATGGTATTTTCTGTGTAATAAGAACCCAGTTTCAATTTCACAAACCTTTTACAGACTTTCCTTTGGCTCTCATGATAACATTAGaagttatttatttcatatagttACAGGAGATTGAGCTTTATATACTGTATgacaatattctttttatttaataatttttattttcagagatatttcagaataaaataaacttgCATGGAATATAAAACAGTCCTCCCATATCCACTGTCTCCATACTATAAAACAATCCCCTTTGTAACAatagattttatttgaaatagcTAAGCTTCATTTATATATTGTTTCTGCAAGAAATATGTATTGTATCACTTACATAGGTTGGTAAGATTGGTCacgtataataaaatatatggatattaacttttataaatatttaaaatttttctgaacaCGTAACAGTTtcagtgttttatatatcttttatgcTTTGCAGATCCACCCTAACCCTGATTATCCTCAACCATTATTTGGTTGCCTTTCAGTTTTGAATTTGTATAAAGTATATCGTTTTGAAATCATAGAGCAGGGTGACATTTATAATTTGGTTCTTTAATACTTTAAAAGTCTATGAGTTTGTTTAATTTAGCATTATGTAAAAGATTCACAATTTATTCTGCTTACCAACTACCAAAGTGTTTTTCCAATATCTGACcaattatgaataaagctgaCAAAAACATACCTATCaaatcaatacttttttttatcaaattgctAATTTTagatcacatttaaaattttactgtcCCCTCTTACAGTATAAAAGAACTTTAGTTTGGAAACAGATACGTATAATGTGTCTACATGGACAATTCATTAGGCACTTCAGAAGTTTAATATGAAATGCtgtaaaaacattattattagggcccggagagatagcacagcggcgtttgccttgcaagcagcctattcaggaccaaaggtggttggttcgaatcccggtgtcccatatggtcccccgtgcctgccaggagctatttctgagcagacagccaggagtaatccttgagcaccgccgggtgtgccccccccaaaaaaaaacaacaaaaaaacaaaacaaaaaaacattattattagaatatcataatatatattttcagaatttaaaCCTTAAAAGTTCAAATTGTCTTCAATTACTATTTTGAGGTTATTATAAGAATTACAATTTTAATAGGATGTAAGGATGGTAGATATCATGAAATCActcaaacttttatttaaaacttttcacTGTAATACAAATTTCTGAGTGACACtaacatgaaaaaattaaaatgcaatcacatattgatattttaattttatccgtcaacttctcaaaaacaaagaatgtaTGTTTTATTGTTAACTGTCATTCTGACTAGATACCTAAattaaattatgtataaaattaaatagtttatatCTCAATTATCAATATGCATCTATATTTAtcactgtatattttttaaaaatttgtttcaatGTAATAGGATTTTTATAATGTTGGTTAAGAAAGTTTATAAATATAGTTAACTCTCCATAAGATTAAGGCAAACTaatgtttcaaataaataattttagctaTTAGCATAAATTTACAGTGATATAATTCTCTTTTATATAggtatgataaataaaatatgtagttaTCAGACAATTTTATTCACAACTATTTTTTCAGCAATTTGTTTAGCCAGTATGCCCTTTTAATTATGTACCCCCTTGAGAAGCAATGTTTGACACCAAACTTTTCTCAATGTTTTTTTCATCTCTGTATTTCTCAGAGTGTAAATTAAGGGATTGAACATAGGAGCCACAATAGTGTAAAAGAGAGCAAATATTTTGTCCTCAGGGAAAGTAGTAGGAGGTCTAAAGTAGATAAACATTGCAGGTCCAAAATATAGAATGACCACAGTAATGTGAGACCCACAAGTAGCGAGGGCTTTGCGTCTCCCTTCAGCTGACTGATTTCTTAAAGTGTATAATATAGACccataagaataaaataagacaacCAAGGGAAATAAAGCTTGTGTATCTGAAAAGGCAAGTACAAGGACACCAGTCATGTAAGAATCAATGCATGCAATTTTAAGCAAAGGGAAGAAATCACAGAAATAATGATCGATTTCATTAGGACCACAGAAGGGTGAACTTATGACAACACCAAAAAGAGGAAAGGCATGAATAACCCCACCAACCCAGGCAGCTAAAAGTAGAAGATTACACTTTGTCCTGTTCATGATGAGCATGTATTGAAGGGGTTTGCAGATAGCAACATAGCGGTCATAAGCCATGGCAGTAAGAATGAAGACCTCAGTTCCTCCAAAAAAGTGCAAGGTTAAAATCTGTAACATGCAGTTACCataggaaattatttttctttccactaGCAGGTCAGCGATTAATTTGGGTGTCACAGTAGAAGTATAGCAGATGTCTATTGAGGATAAGTAGATGAGGAAATAGTACATGGGTTGGTGATAAAGAGGGCTACAGTGAATGGAGATAATGATGAGGAGGTTTCCTCCCAACAGAGCAGCATAACAGATTGAGAATAGCACAAAGCAAAATATTTGTATGTGGTAGTCATAAGAAAATCCTAGAAGGATAAATTCGGAGACATTTCTGTGGATTTCCATTAGAGTTTTGTATATATTGTACATAAGTGAGTTTTatctctgaaagaaaaaataagtggaaAATTAACAGTCACATTCATTTGCTAAAAACCAATTAATTGAATACAATACAATTCAAGTCATAATAAGCTTGAAATAATTGAGCACCTTTTCATTAcattatgtgtttttctttttccttgtacTTAATTTTGGTTTTCAATAACACCCATCAATGCTCTGGTCTTCCTTTTAATTCTAAGCTcatggatcatttctggtggaggTCAAGGGGCAATATGGTGTCCTcaaattgaactcagattgacTGTGTGCGAAGAAACCTCCTACCCACCTTTTTATCTCTCTAGCTTCTCTGTCTTCAATTTTTCAACTATTGCTGattatttattaaagtaaaatgataaatattaattttaataaattgataacatatttgaaaattattttcacaataaGACATCTTATTCCAAATATCTATGTTCTTAATTCAAACTCAACAATGCAAGAACAATTAATTTGCATTTACTATGCTTGCCATTTAAATATgatgaaagtttaaaaaatgtatttatctgAGCAAATTGTCTGGATCATCTAAGAATTATTTTGAAGAGAATATAAATTCCCAGGTGAAAATGGTGAAAATGGTTAAGTTTAATTTTTGGATATAATTTGTAGGCATTTGTAAAATCCAACGTTATTAATTGCTCATGTTAAGCAAAAACGAGTTCCTAttatataaaaacacaaaacacttaACATCTGACAGTATATAGAAGTTGTTAAATTTAGTATAAAATGTTCTTTGTTTATGTTAATAGTtcacattttaaagatttttcaaaCTAAATGTGCCATTACTAATAACTGTGAAAGCAGTAGGTAAGGGAAAAGGGAGATCATTGAATTTTTTCCAAGCTTATTTGTACATATGGCCTTTCTAAAAGTGTTTACACTTAATTCAATTTAACAGCATTATGACTAAAGTATACGATATTGGTtgaaacatatatatgtagatatatatgtatacataatctTATGCTGTGGTTTCTTTTACAATATGGATAAGTGAAAAAGGcagaactttaaaattttatatgatttgcacatattttcttttttttctcatgttttatttttgaaagtgtgTTCAGATATAATCctgtactcagtgattactcttggcagtgctagagatcaaaccaatGTCAGTCGTTTTGCATAAAAAACAAGAAGTTTAACCCTACACTAGCTTCCTAGCCCTGGTATATCTAAAAATTTACACTCATAACTATGTAGAATAAAGAGAATTAAATTCTAGGAATGCCTTAAACACTAAGGAAGAATTATGTCTTCCAGTGAAATTGCCAGTGCTTCTTACTGTTTACCAGAGTCTCCATTTGAATGTAACAGTCAAATTTAAACTCAGTATTTctattaagaaattataaaatactctCATTAAGATATTATTTGTAACATAATGATTCTAGTAACATATCCAATATTTATCATCAATATTTGTCATACTTTAGAAAATGAATCgttctattaatttttatggATACAATGACTAtggcattaaaatttttttcaaaagtaaaatatacGCATTACTTTaaagtacaattcaaaaatctaaatcaataaaatagaaaactttatTCATTAATACTTTTACTACTAatgtttccaattttcttttatgaaacaaatgaaaataattatatgtcCTAGGGGAGTTTGCAGTTAACAGCAATGACTTAGAGAAGGAATATATACCTATCTCCTGATAAAAGCTACCAATGCTGAATATTTGCTTCTAATTTCTGATTAATGGTATTTTTAcagatatatatcaaaaaagatgACAgaattatgatataaatatattgtctGAATAAATGTGTAAgctacttacttttttttgtttgtttttgggccacacccggtgactctcagggcttcttattcctggctttcacttagaaatcgctcctggcttggggaccatatgccaggggTTCTAACTGCTgatcatcctaggttagctagcaagcacaatgcaaatgccttactgcttgcgccacagctccgacCCCAGGAAGCCACTTATCTTTTCCAAATCTCTTTTCAAATAGAAGTTCAGATAAACACATTTAAGTAATTTCTTGAACCTTCATGAACAtagaatatattcaaaatattagaTTACCAGACAGAATGTCAATTTCAGTCTTCATCTATAAAGGTATAAGGAATATTAATATAGAGATCTACTTAAAAATTCTCTGGTAC contains:
- the LOC126018623 gene encoding olfactory receptor 4P4-like, which gives rise to MEIHRNVSEFILLGFSYDYHIQIFCFVLFSICYAALLGGNLLIIISIHCSPLYHQPMYYFLIYLSSIDICYTSTVTPKLIADLLVERKIISYGNCMLQILTLHFFGGTEVFILTAMAYDRYVAICKPLQYMLIMNRTKCNLLLLAAWVGGVIHAFPLFGVVISSPFCGPNEIDHYFCDFFPLLKIACIDSYMTGVLVLAFSDTQALFPLVVLFYSYGSILYTLRNQSAEGRRKALATCGSHITVVILYFGPAMFIYFRPPTTFPEDKIFALFYTIVAPMFNPLIYTLRNTEMKKTLRKVWCQTLLLKGVHN